A window of the Deinococcus gobiensis I-0 genome harbors these coding sequences:
- a CDS encoding cupin domain-containing protein: MTQQSSYKVSQGSTTHGKDGEHHLIKGESSSMRLWHNEQPQDTADKTPHANAYETLGYVIQGKVELTVDGQTLTLEAGDSYRVPKGAEHTYRVLEVLNAVEVITPGE; the protein is encoded by the coding sequence ATGACACAGCAGAGCAGCTATAAGGTCAGCCAGGGCAGCACCACGCACGGCAAGGACGGCGAGCATCACCTGATCAAGGGCGAGAGCAGCAGCATGCGCCTGTGGCACAACGAGCAGCCGCAGGACACCGCCGACAAGACCCCCCACGCCAACGCCTACGAGACGCTGGGCTACGTCATTCAGGGCAAGGTCGAGCTGACGGTGGACGGCCAGACCCTCACGCTGGAGGCCGGCGACAGCTACCGCGTGCCCAAGGGCGCCGAGCACACCTACCGCGTCCTGGAAGTCCTGAACGCGGTCGAAGTGATCACGCCGGGCGAGTAG